The sequence TTTCCAGGTTGATGAAACAAATTCAATTGATTCCCAGCTGTTTATGATCGCCATGAATAAACCATTTCCAAGTTCCCGTCAGCCTCTTCTCAAGGCGAGTATAACTACGAAATTTTTGCTATGGTTATTCTACCttcaatgtgaatgaaaactgttGTGAACTACATCCCACCTAGCCCCACTTTGAAGTAGGGgctaaggcaaaaaaaaaaaacaaaaaaaaaaccgcaatTTAAAATATATCAAAACAGGCACAATATAGGTGCGAAACATCACGGGTTATCACGCTTTACGTTGTGGGCAAACCAATTCATGGAGGTTTTCCAGCTGTTGTTAATAGCAGCGTCAAACTTCTTCTGAAAGTCTCTGACCGCTTCCTCCTCGGATAGATCCAGCCTCAATGTCTTACGCAAGTAGCCAATATCATCCAGCGACCGCAGTTCAGGGAGACCAGCTGATAACATCATCACAAAGAGGTTGATCAACAATGCGCCTTTGCGTCGAATGATAAGAAACGCCTCTCTGCAAAGGTGGTTAAATCtaaaaaaagaccaaaaagCGTCAAAAAACAGGAGGCTGTACAATCTATTAGAAAGTAACTTGGTTTTCTAACTAGATGGAAGGCCATGTCCAAACCCAAAGTTTCTCAAGTTATGAAGAATATCGAGAACGTAAAATAGAGTCAAGAAAGCTCCACAGGAAAACTGCATGCTCTCAAATATTCATTCAGGAAAACTGAACACACAATTGCTTAGCTGCCAGGCGCCCGTTTCTCAAAACTCTCGAAAATATTtagggcccgaaaagccattcgtaaatcttccacccgcttattctgtaaagctggaaTTTTTGTATGttacaaaaggaataaaaactaaaataactgcaaagtttggtGCCTCGAGAGGCCTTTaatttgaagatacaaagagaattatgtcacccgaaacgcgcccgaaaagtttggggactttcgagaaacgggcactAAACCCGACTTGCTCGAACAATGGTTAGTGCTCATCAGAGAAACGTATAGATTTCGATAATTCTTAACCAATAGTTTGGCACCCTTGCAGATTCTTTGCAGatgcacttttcattttttttgtacatttcgggTGTGATGAGGAAAAAGTATTGCGGCTTCTTTCTCTGGATGTCCGTGATCCGTGTCGCAAAAGTTGAcgtttttagccaatcaaattcgatGATTTAAGATCCCGGCCCGCTGAGATGACTCACAAATGAACAAAtgtaattagtaaatttttagcttaggataatgattttccagctttctgattggttccctaagctcatcatatgagccattatcgttaagtttgacctaATAAGGAAAaacctgatggcgaatttcttgtgctggaattttggaggtcggaaaaaaatttttcgcggcgtcgtcggtaaagaaaatgtcacgatttgaggaggtttcacccgaagaaatcaagagaattgtctaatttactaaaacagttattcttctcggacttgccggatatgagctgataataaccaactcggtctaaggcctcgttggttatatatatcagctcatatccggcaagtccgagaagaataactgttaattagtatttacgaaatcagtggatagcaattttcgcgcgttttgattggctcccgtaacttggaatatccttcgatattcactgttttgcgcacggagagaaaaatggagcgtcgtttcgcgaaagtttcagaagaagaaattgtggtcATTAATGaggcggcatttttttatccatctgatttggtaaatactaaaacaactatccccctcagggtcggtgaagagcggtggatatgtacttcgacgcttcgcgtctcggtatatatccaccactattcacctccccttcgggggatagttgtatattattcacTCCCTGGATTCTCTGAGTCTGTTCTTGTAATTATGCAAACAAACCTTTCAAACGGCGGTGTGTCCCGTCCTTTTTCGCTGGCCATAGTAATAACGTGAACAAACTGGTCACTCAATACAAAAGGAACCCTTTCACGTTGAACACCAAATTTCCGTTTGAAGTTGCCCAAGATGTGCCCAAAATCAATGTGGAAAAGCTAGAAAGGGAAAACAACGATACGAGCGATAATCATTTTCAAGGCAAGACTGATTATAACAAGATGACATTCCGGCTTGCCTCTGAAAGGTGATTTCAACTTGCACCATGTGAACTGCGTGAAGTGTCGCAAGGACTAAGGTGATGCTTTGTGGAAGCAACGATGTGATGTCTCTTTGATCAATAAATTAGACGCAATTAAGAATCATACCTGTCCTGTATTCTTCACCATGATGTTGTCACTGTGCCTGTCCCCCACCCCCAGGACGTATGTAGCCACACAGTACCCTACGCAGGACAATGTGAACCGTTCGACGGCATCTGTcaaactaaagaaagaaaacgaaaacaccAGTTTCCATGGTTTGACTATTTTTCCGTTAGGGAATTTGTTCTTACAAATGCTTGACGTCTTATTCTGATGTTTCTAGGAAAGAGGGGTGGGGGAGTTAGGTCATTCCAACCGGTTTCCTGAGAGGACAGCAGCATCAAACTAGCAGCCACAAATGCTCACGCAAGGAAAAGCGAGAAAGAGCAGAAATTGCTTCCCTGCGCGCGCAGGCTAAAGGCCGTCGGGAGTCCATACCAGGAACTTTCACGAAGAAACCCGGCGTACTTACGAAAACTGCTGAGAACTCTGTGGTAGTGCAAGAAGTGTGGTTGCGCTAACCTTTCTTCGGTAGCATGATACTCTTGTAGCCAGACCCAGATAGAATCTCTACTGAATGCAGCAGTGACCCCACCTCTTCTTCGCTGCAATTTGGCCAACGTTTCTGCCTGATAAACAACCTCGATCATACCAACATTACTGCCGGTCGACAAACAGCCGTAAGGAATCATGCTGAAAGAACATAGAGGTATTTTAAACACTTGATCGTCGACTCTTTACTTTTGATTAACTCTTTAAATCCCAGTTTTTAATACTCTATCGGGACGTTAAGCACTTAATCCCGTAGAAATGTTGAATACAGCTTTGAAAAGGATGCATTGTTTTCGTCGCGATTGGTTGCATGGAGCGAGTAACGAATGGAGGCTAATGTAAGGAAACCTTCTCAGATAGAGACTGCTTGCTTCCCTACACTAACCTCTACCGCATACAAGAGCCTTCATTGCAtgcatgtcacgtaaatgaTTATCACTGCAATGCACAACGAGTGAGTCCCCAGGCCCCAGTTGCCCTCATCCCCCAAGGTTCAACTCTCTCTGTAAGTGTCTGTATGTGAAACAATAGCTGGAAGCGCCGGAACAGGAGGAGTaggaagttgaaagaaaaactggtGAAGCTCTGGCATACAATGGCACTTAAGCGATGAGGACTGCGACGACAAAGATATCCATATTATCATAAAAATTCCTGTAACTGCTGCAACTTCGCCagtatttatatatattaaagTATATGCTATTTCAACGTTAAAAGTGTTAGAGGAATATAATAATTTTTCTCTATAAGTTGACGTTCATTTTCTTCTCCTCTCTTTAAAACTCGACTTGTTTAGCCAGACACTCATAGCATACACAGCATGGGCTATCAGGGGGTAGGGGAGGGGGCGCTAATTGGAGTAAGgagagggaaataaaaaacccAAACCCTAATGTCTTTTTTCAACTTCCCTGGCGTGTCTCGCGCGCGCGCTTCGCGAAAGCGTTCCATATGACGTATTTTGTGCAGGCAAAGATATCGATCAAAACTGACCCCAAGTCCAGACCCTCGTTCTGCCAAATTCTGTCCATGATTCTGATCAGCTGCAAGGTGAGCATGTCTTGACGGAGGTCTGTCGAAATTACAGAGGAGCAACTGAACGATACACCACACAAATCAAGCTTTTGCTTTCAAGAAATGTTTGCTCAAAATAGGTCGAAAACCGCAAAATCTATGAAAAAGAAGGGAGGGGGCGGGGAGAAAACGAGGTGGGTAATGAGTGGGAGGCAGAAGTGGAAGTCAAATCAAGAAACATCAAAACGACGGGGAGGGTTAAATGGGTGGGGCCGGCAGTAATGTATAGCGAGGGAGCCCCGAAGAACACCCAAATGCTTTTCTCTTGAGACGCAAGTTTAAAAGATTATATATCAAATGTCACAAATGGTGAAATGTGGGAACTGAAAAGCGCTTCCAGCACCAGCTCCACAATTGACATTTAGAAATAACTGTAACTACAGGTCCAGAAATCTTACACATACTCAAGGGGAAAGATTTGCTGACTTACCATCACCATTCTTGAAAATAATACGGACAAGATCACCCAATTCATCTGTATTTTCGAACACTAAATACAGTGGACGCATTTTAGAATCCATATATTTGCACTGATCGACACTGaggaaaagaaatggaaacACAAAAACTTAGAACGCTTACCTTTAGTCAGACTGAGAACTGAGAAACTTGTGGCCGAATCGGTCCTACTCTGGAGACCGACCAGGTCCTTAGCTTTGCATTGCATTAGAATCAAGATGCTTTTTGATTGGTGAAAAACAACTCATGCTACAATCTTATGCAATCGGCAGAAGAAACAAGCTAACTGATGACGTCAATGCTTCGAACTTTGGCACGCACTTTCCCGCACTTTTTTAAATTCTTGTTGTGATTTGTCAGACGCCGATGCGACCAAAACAGGTCCATGAGGAAATGAAGAAACGAGAAGCACTCTTAAGAGAAAAACTAACTTCAAATTCCGCAGTTTGAAACTTGGATCCAGTGGAGAGCTAAGCTTGGAAAGTGCTCCTTGGTAGGTCTTCTGGCGAAGCAGTTCCTTCATTGTTGCCAACCCCCTCTCTCGCCTATCCTGAGGgatgaacaacaacaaaataaagttaAAGTAAGTTAGAAATACACGCAAGTTCTGAAATGAGCCAAAAGCAACAGAAGGACTACTGCAATGAACTCACACATAACGAACAACTTTGAGGGTAAAAGgagagggaaaaaaaataagactCACTCTGTCTATCAGCTGAAGCAATTCTGTGACAGACTTCATTTTGCTAAGAGCTTGGGCCTGCAAGAAACAAGTGGGAAGTTAAACTATCATACACTACTTGCATACAACGTAGCCTTTGTGTTTGCGCACAGTAATTTGGAGTAAGGCTAGTGTTCTCATGGCTTTCTGCTGCAACAGCAAAAATTGCATTTAAAAGTCCCTCTATTGGAAGCTTCTTTGAGAAAAACTTTCATAATTGGACTTTGCCTTAAGGGTTGTTGTTACTATGTAATATTAAAATAGATGTCTCTTTCCAAAAGggagaaaaaagtcaatttaCTAGGGGCAACATTGCTTACTCTTCCCAGAACTGTCAAGGTCCCCGACTATCTTGTGACCAGGTTAGCATTATGGGTGTATATGGGAGGCTTGCCCAGCTTGAGAAAAGAGCAAAAGTTGCTGCCAATGGCAGTGCAAAAGTACCTTCCCAAAATATGAAATGCGGGATTTTGAAACTGAGAGATATCAAAAATCATCTTCCTTGTCAATAACATACTTTAGAGACTAATTAGCTCAAGCTAACCTGGCGCTGCAAACTTTTCATGTGTGCTGGTGCTCCGCGGCAGTAGGCCTCCAACATTAATCCAAACCTAACAGAAACTTCTGGATTTTCCATTTcagctctgaaaaaaaaatgatcacaAATCTCAACATTAAGTAAAGTAAACATCATGACATTTCACCCAAGGGTGAATTCAATACCTTTGCATCCTACTTGCATATTTTTACATCAAACTCAACATTTCCCTTGCCAGTAAATATTAATGCATGGGATACTTTATGTAAAAAGCTAGATAAACAACCTGCTCAGTATGAGACCTTGCAGTTCGATGCTTAGGCCATCCATCTCAGGTtatattaatataataataataataataataataataataataataataataataataataacaataatattttagAGTTATGAAAAGGAGAATGAGAATATCATCATATTTTTTATATATCTTTATTTACCCTTGGATTTTTAGAGTTGCTTGGAATAGCTAATATCTCTGAGCATTTTCCCTCCCAACTATGATACAAGACAGaagacagaccacaacaccgagaACTACATGCCCTACACTTTGCGACAAGTGTGCCTGATCTTTTACATCCCACAGGATTATGAACATTTAAGGGTTGTGTGACGGGACCTCTGCCTTATCGTCCCTATCTGAGAAGAgtagagagtctaaccatttgcagatgtaattacaaaggcagcacttcctCCTcatttatttaaagaccctgagtgttggtctggccggagttgaactcacgaccttccgcATGCCAGCTCagtgctcaaccaactgagccaccgacCGGTGCATGGCACTGAGAGAGGTGTGACAAAGCATAAGGAATCAGTATATGAGATGAATAAAGTGTGGAAAACAAGGATGAGAGTGATCCTAATTATTGTGCCTTGGAAGCAGAGCATCTATTACATCTCTTGGAACACAGATGAGAACTAACAAATGGAACCCACAGAGTCCAAGCCAGAATCAAAAACAGGTCACATTGATGGAAGGCCAGTGCTCCCTGACATTCAATGTTGTGccaatatttgtttttttttgtgtgtgttcaGAAATACTCAAAACAATGCATTTAAAAGAAGTGAgatgcaaattacaaggaagGTTTTCAAGAACAGAAGTTTGAATGTGTTTCAAGGAGTGTGAATGTGTTCAAGGAAATGGATTCTATTCAAGTAATACTGTTTTTTACCTGAGAAGCCAATATAGTGCATGTCCAAAGTGTTGATTGTTTAGAGCTCTTCGGAGAAGAAATTCAGCCAATTCACAGTCCAGGTATGATTCATACTTCAACACCTGCACAAGTCAGCAATCATGAAAGATAGGTTAAAGTTATTGCAAAGCTTATTAAACCTacaaacacaaaaacattaACAATCATTAAGCGTTGTTATTATGTATTCAAGACGGGGGACAGGAGATTAATCCTGTAAGTAACTCTTCAGAATTTCTATTCTTTTTGGCTCCAATGACTTGTAGCCTCTATTGTTATTAGGGTTAAAGGTATTATTTGATTTGTATCAGAAATCTATTGTTTCATTCTCCAAGCAGACTGTGTATAGGTCTCTCAGAGAAGGTGGGGCTATTTTTTTAAGATTGCACTTTCAGTGGCTACTCCTTGTGTTATCTAATAAAATCCAATACTGAAAAGGCCATACATTCACTTTACAAAAAAAGTAAGATATTTCCTTGTTTGCTGTTAAAAGAATAACATCACCTGAACCAGCTGCAGAAGATATTGTGAAATTTCCCTGTCACTGCAAGACAAACCAAGAGTTACCCTCAactgaaaatttggttttggatGATCTGATAAGCATCAACTTCCCACCATAAAAAGGATTTAGAGATGACATTTCAAGCCTTAACATTTTATCTGAGCAAGAGGGAAGGATAATGTACTGTATGTGGTTTATGTAAGTGAGAAGCTATGCCAttggtgaaaaaaattaatggtcaaCACCATGATTCCACTTAAGTGGCCTCAATGCCTAAGATTTCCTATCAATCCTCAAAAAGATTAATTtgaagaaaactaaaatttaaaagaattaaGTAAATCCATTGAACCCTCTTGAATCTGTGAAGGTTTGAAGTTGTGATTTTTCACTGTCGcatgaaaaaagcaaaaaaaaagttttgctcCTCTCTTTGCTCTCTCAGTGTCTGTCTGAGTAAAAATCATTTCCCCAGCTGACATCTCAGACCAGACTTGGACCCAATCTCCTGCTAACTATGTGGCAAACCAAAGTGACACATAtttcagaataataattattatgaaaatcCACAGAAAATTGAGGATAtaactcattattattatttgtattatttttttcaccaatgtGACTGGGAAGAAAAGGTTATTTCCTCTGATGGCTAAGAAAATTATTTACGGGTTAGGGGCATGTTAGCACTTCATTGATTTATGTTAACTATCACCTCATTTTTTCAATACACTCCACAGCAATCCTCCTGACTGCCTGATCAGCAAAAGTATAATCCAGTAATTCTAAAGCTTGCTCTGACTCTAGCTTGGGCCAGGTTTGCAGAAGAATTTGCATCTGAAAACCAACCAAGCAGATGATACATGATACTATATTTAAAAACATAATGAAAAAGAGGTGAAGAgcaattattaataattcattgCAAACATAGTCGTATTGTCATTTTAAAGGGTGAAGACATTTTGGGCCTCCCTTCTTTTTTTAGGAGTAGAGGGGGAAAGGTCATACTGGTGTTCCCTCTAATAATTGTTCAGCTGTTCTGACAAATGAacagcaattattattataacaaatgAATATGAAACATTTTCTGACAGTTCTTGGTCATAAACTGGTGAATAAGATGGCAGATATTGCATATGCAAGAAATCATGATTTTCAGTACAGTATATTACTATTGCTGCTCAGAAATACACAATTCCCTTCAACCCTACAACTAAATCATTGGGCAATGGTGCATGTATGGCTTGATGTCATTGAAGGGAACAAAGCTTTCAATCGTCAGACATTAatcattaataaataaaaattggtTTATGGGGGAGTGGGGTAGGGGGATCTGAAGGCCATGAAGACAGCCTTCAGAGTTTTGAAAGATTTACAAAAAAATCGTTAACTTCTTCACACCATTGCAACATCCTGTCTGCTGTTCCATTTGACGCAACAGAGCAGTTTAGCAAGAGCATGTGGAAAATGTTCACGAACATCAATTCTGCAGAAAAATGAaagtaataattaattaataatcaaATCATTATCACATCCTGGAATAATAATACTGAATCatcaattttcaaacaaagccTTTACCATCGCCATGtacgtgtttgtttgtttgttgttgtttttttatcaaGAAAGTGACTTCACACAATTAGTGCAATGTTGTTTCTGCCAGTTGCACAATAACCATTTTCAAATAACAAGAACGAACTAATATTATTCGAACCTTCTTTCCCATACAAGATCCTTCTCCTGCTCAAAAATTGGTGCAAGTGGTTCACGATTGACTATCTGCTTGAGTTTGTCCAGTTGAGATTGTTCAGCATTTCCCTTTAGTGATGAAAAAAATAGTAGTAATCAGCTACACACCTCAGAACAAGGATAAAGTAAGATGTGCAACTGTGCAATTATAGGTAATCATATCAGGATTATGACAAGTAAATTTTGAGTGACCTTAATCACATCgcaattaaaaattaatgcattGACAATCTAGCGTCTTTTTGTGAAAAATACatcaaaatttgctttctttttttggtacAAAAGGCTCCCAAACATCACCAAAATGTTATAGCATTTGTTAAAACACCTTTATCTCTATACCATTGcattttggacattttcaatGTCTCACTTGATTGATATGATTTTTTCTGCAGCAAAAATCTCcacacatgtccaatactgtgacataatgagattcacagTATTTCACAATAGACATCGCAAAGTCTTCATGCATTGTAAAATCGTtgctattttgttaaggattagggttaggggacactttgtgatgtctatcacaaaaaatcatgaatctcattatgtcacagtattggacaaccttTAAAATCTCCACTTTAAGCATCAAAAAATAGGGTCGACTCATACACCAGAAAATTTGGTAAGCCTTCTTTCATAGAACATGAGTTTTTGcgaaaaataaataacataaattatcaataaaagtaaaaaaaaaacaatcttaaTGTTTGCTATTTTAAAGTCCCAATTATTGTAAAGACTGTATACTTTCAAAGAGACTCTTAACATAGGGATTTACAGGGTGGAAAACTTACAACTTCCTCCTGCTTGTTGCTGTTTATTACTAGTTTACTGTACTTGTTCTATAGACTATAATGTATTATAATGTCACCATGAGTAGTGCTGTATTTCACTTAAATGTTGGTATTCTGATAATTTATGGTCTATTTTGCGTAAggtctatatctatatctaagTCCACATTTACAGAACTTTATCAACAGTAACAAAATGGTGCTGACTGCAGCAAATAATGGTTGAAGGGCTTAAATGTGCATTGTTCAAACTGCTATAAAAATACACTTCATGTACATGTACTCACAAAAATATTGGCATTAATGTGTTGTGCAGCCAGTTCAGCAACCTACATTGAAAAAAGAAGGATGGTCAACTTAAATGAAAAAGGTAATAATTACTTTTCCACACAAAATATGTAGAAATATTAAACTACAGTATACATGTAGTTCAATTAATGTAGTGCTTTAAAGTACTGGTATAACCATTTCAAGAAAAAATGCGTgccaacaacaaaaacaacatagaCGCTATAGATATTTTCTTACAAAAACTGTTTTCAATGAGAAATCTTTGATCTGCAACTCCAATGAAAGGCAAACATGGCTTACTTCTTTTTTAACAATTAATGTCAAAAGGATCTTTCCCTTTCTAATCTGATTATTTGACAGCACCATCAACAAAGTGCACCACTGATGAATCCAGAACAAGCTCCTTTCTTCCTTTTTGAAGAATCAAATAtaatttgttctttgtttttaagaCCTTCACCCTTGTAAGTTTTGAGGAGTGCTATTACCGTATCAAAAGATGGATAGACCACGGCATTGGAATAACGTTGAAATTCCAGATAAAGCGACACTGAGGTGACAGTATCAATGTTTGATACCACTGTGCCAACAGGATTAAGTTGATCTGCCATAGTCTCAGGTACTGGCCAAGCAAACAGCTGCAGTTCACCTTGCCGCAGTTTTCCTTGATAGTCAAAAAGAGTAGTGTTCACCCAGGCAACTGGAATGCTTTCCTAAATTAGATGAAACAAGTCttcaaaacaatagaaaattaatttttaaaaatttaaccctttgaaatcagtttttttttttctgtgtatctAATTATTGATGATGAAATTACATCATAACATGGTCAAAGCATTGTGGATCCACAAGtgcagttatttttatcattactGAGAGAACAGACAGATCAAAACACCACAGTCAATTTGCTTGTTACGATCACAACAAACATAAAAAGGGATCCATTTCCAACGTTGTTAATTACTTACACTTCTCTTATTTCTAGTCCTCCTTCTGTCAACATAAATGCTGTAAATAACAAGGCACAGCCGAGCCATGCGGGGAATGTTACACACATCAAGATCAAAGTCCAAGTACTCATTCCACATGGGGTTTGATCCTCCCTCTGGCTTCGTGGTTACAATGTCACACAAGGCTTCACTACCATGATAAATTCCTGCTCGGACACACACCTGATACAAAGGAACAAAAAGGAGGCTGtaattactatcattattatcattattattactgttattgcCCCACCACCCAGATAAGACTAAAAAATTTAATGGCCTTCCCGAGCACAAACAGCAATTATGACAATATAATGTCCAGAAATGCCTGGAATTAGGATGGGTAATCAAATGTACACAAGTGAAATTAAAGA is a genomic window of Acropora muricata isolate sample 2 chromosome 8, ASM3666990v1, whole genome shotgun sequence containing:
- the LOC136925343 gene encoding phosphatidylinositol 4,5-bisphosphate 3-kinase catalytic subunit beta isoform-like, coding for MPPGSRQNYWDKLTTTSVAVDCFLPTGVVIQLDEVRIEAPLSEIKNRLWREASNYPLFNLLTDAGKNASNYSFLCVNQRGKQEELVDESRPLNEVKPFRPLLKLIHRKGDNEEKLLNSTIGNLIGKSLHEFDQMQNQEVDDFRRKYRKFVEKLASNRRQLSWIGRAMYAYPPEIETTPLPLHIEENLSDDRRFLVNVAIKNNRASIKDMHAFSLPADAYPDEVIVLVLDKRGKIMGVPDLDKPVDYVLKIVGRESYLLGNYPLLQYTYIRTCIAKGIRPMLSLVLRASLQVEVDVTGFCTSTQRAAPPPLPQKPLSANLSLWNIQTHVRIKVVSAANVNAGDLMKVCVRAGIYHGSEALCDIVTTKPEGGSNPMWNEYLDFDLDVCNIPRMARLCLVIYSIYVDRRRTRNKRSESIPVAWVNTTLFDYQGKLRQGELQLFAWPVPETMADQLNPVGTVVSNIDTVTSVSLYLEFQRYSNAVVYPSFDTVAELAAQHINANIFGNAEQSQLDKLKQIVNREPLAPIFEQEKDLVWERRIDVREHFPHALAKLLCCVKWNSRQDVAMMQILLQTWPKLESEQALELLDYTFADQAVRRIAVECIEKMSDREISQYLLQLVQVLKYESYLDCELAEFLLRRALNNQHFGHALYWLLRAEMENPEVSVRFGLMLEAYCRGAPAHMKSLQRQAQALSKMKSVTELLQLIDRDRRERGLATMKELLRQKTYQGALSKLSSPLDPSFKLRNLNVDQCKYMDSKMRPLYLVFENTDELGDLVRIIFKNGDDLRQDMLTLQLIRIMDRIWQNEGLDLGMIPYGCLSTGSNVGMIEVVYQAETLAKLQRRRGGVTAAFSRDSIWVWLQEYHATEESLTDAVERFTLSCVGYCVATYVLGVGDRHSDNIMVKNTGQLFHIDFGHILGNFKRKFGVQRERVPFVLSDQFVHVITMASEKGRDTPPFERFNHLCREAFLIIRRKGALLINLFVMMLSAGLPELRSLDDIGYLRKTLRLDLSEEEAVRDFQKKFDAAINNSWKTSMNWFAHNVKRDNP